From Sphingomonas sp. PAMC26645:
GGACGATGCGGCGACGCTGTTCAAGCTGATCGACGCGCTCGACGACGACGACGACGTGCAGACGGTGTGGGGCAATTACGAGATCTCCGACGAGATCATGGAGACGCTCGGTTGAGATGAAGAAGGTTGGTTCACGCGGAGACGCGGAGACGCGGAGAGTTGTGCTTCGCGGCGACGTCCTCCGCGCCAGCGGCCTCGCATTGTTCGGACAGCCCGGAGAATTGAAAGTCCCGCTAACGCGAGACGATCGCCAAGAACGCACCCCCTCCGCGTCTCCGCGTCTCCGCGCGAACCAACCTTCTCCTTCTACCTCCGCATGATCATCCTCGGACTAGACCCCGGCCTCGGCACCACCGGCTGGGGCGTCATCCGCGCCGATGGCAACCGCCTGAGCCATATTGCCAACGGCCAGATCAAGACCGATCCGTCGATGGCGCTCCCCCGCCGCCTCACCGCGTTGTACAACGCGCTGATCGACGTCATCCGCACCGAACGCCCCGACGGCGCCGCAGTCGAGGAAGTGCTCGGCAACACCAATGCGCAGTCGACGCTGAAGCTCGGACAAGCGCGCGGCGTCGTCCTGCTCGCCGCGGCTGGTGCAGGGCTGCATATCGGCGAATACCACCCGTCGACCGTCAAGAAAAGCGTCGTCGGCACCGGCGGCGCGGACAAGAAACAGATCCAGGCGATGATGGCCGTGCTGCTGCCAGGCGCGAAACTCGCCGGCCCCGATGCGGCCGACGCGCTCGCGGTCGCGATCACGCATGCGCATCACGTCGCGAGTGCCGCTGCCCTGGCACGACGCAGCGGCGTAGGCGCCTGACCTCTCCGGCGATCCGACCAACGCGAGGCAACGCCGTTTCTCCGGCGTAGCATCCGAAGACGTGCGCCACGGCTAGCCGCGTCACAAATCTCAACCCAAGCCAATATTCGCTCGGACAAAACTTGGTTCATTTTGAATGAGATCGGCGCCTGAGTGCTATAATTACACCTCAATCAAGTTTTGATAGCCAAGCCTGCATTGCTGTGGCAGCGCCGCCCGTGATTTTTTTAATTTAGATTAAAGGCGGCGCGATGCTTGTCGAACACGTACGAGGTGGAACGAACAGCAACAATGTTCCGGCCTCGGCGTTCGCCATGCCTGCGGGCATGACGATGCGGTACGACCTCCCCGATCCTGCGCTGTCCGAGTATTTGACGGGGTACGCGATCTACGCCTCGAACGACCGCGCGCCGATGCTCAACTGGTATCTGCCGGCGCCGGCGATGATCTCCGTGCTGGTCGACGCCGGGCCGCTGACCGTGTCAGTCGGCAACCACCGCTTCGGCCCGCTCGACCGCGCAAGTTTCTACGGCCCGACCAGCCGCGCCTTCCGGACCGAGACGCGTGGCGGGATCGCCGTGGGCATCGGCCTCAGCGCGCTCGGCTGGTCGCGGCTCACCGCGCGGTCGGCCGGCGAATTCCACAACCGCGTCGTGCCGCTCAGTTCGGCGCTGGGATCGGATCTCTCTGCGCGGCTGGTCGAAGGGCTCGACGCGCTCGACGACGATACGATGATCAAGCCCTTGCTCGATGCCGTCTTCGGCGCGTTTTTCACTCGTCCACATCCGCGCGAGGATTTGATCCGCGCGTTCACCGCGTTGACGGTCACCGACGGCGTGATCGAGATGAAGGACGTCGCCGACCGCCTCGACATCCCGACGCATGAACTGCGACGTATGGCGACGCGCCATTTCGGTATGCCACCAAAGCTGTTGCTGAGGCGCGCGCGGTTCCTGCGATCGTTCATCAGCCTGATCAGGACCGACGGCATGGCGGACTATTCGAAGATCGACAGCAGCTATTTCGACGCCTCGCATTTCCTCCGCGATGCCGGCACGTTCCTCGGCACGACCCCGCGCCGCTTCATCGCGTCCGACACCGTATTCCTGCGCGCCAGCCTGCGTGCCCGCGCGATGGTGATCGGCGCGCCGACCCAGGCGCTGCACGAAGCCGCGAAGGCCGCTGCGCCCGTCCAGAACCGTCCGACGGGCGAGCAGGGTCGTCCGCAACCGAACGCCTGACCGGCGTGCGGGTCGATCGAGCCGGAACGCCCGTATTTTGACGGGATGACGCCGCGCCGTCGATGTTCTACCGCCTGATCCAATGATCGTGCATCTCAAAGGACGGCTGGACTCGACCGGCATCGACCATGCCGTGATCGACGTCGGCGGCGTCGGCTATCTGGTCGGCGCCTCGGCGCGCACGCTGTCGGCGCTCGGCCCGATCGGCGAGGCCTGCACGGTGTTCACCGAACTGCTGGTAGGCGAGGATTTCCAGCGGCTCGTGGGTTTTTCGAGTGCAGACGAGCGCGACTGGTTCCGGTTGCTGACGGGCGTGCAGGGGGTCGGCGCTCGCGTTGCGCTCGCGATCCTGTCGGCGCTTGAGCCGGTCGACCTGTCACGCGCGATCGCGAGCGGCGACAAGGCGATGGTCGCGCGCGCGAACGGCGTCGGACCCAAGCTCGCCCAGCGCATCGTGATGGAATTGAAGGACAAGGTCGGCGGGATTGCGCTTGGGCTCGGGCCGGCGGTGGTCAACGCCGCGCCGGGCGCGTCTGCGGATGCTGTGTCGGCGCTGCTCAACCTCGGGTTCCGCCCGAACGAGGCGAGCGTCGCGGTGGCGGCGGCGGACGAAGAACTTGGACCGGGCGCTTCGCTCGATGCGCTGGTGCGGCTGGCATTGCGCAAGGCGTCTAAGACTTAGAGTACGCGTTTGGGGTTCTCCTGCGTACGCAGGAGTCCAGGATCAAAATCCTCGCGCTCCGTTACCCTGGGCTCCTGCGTGCGCAGGAGAACGCTATCGACCGCCACTAGTCCGTCATCCTGACGAAAGTCAGGATCCAGAGCCGCAATCGGCAACGCCAATAACCCTGGATCCTGACTTTCGTCAGGATGACGAAGATGACTCGGGCGGTATCCGTACTACGGTCGCCTCGTCCTTAGAGCGGCGTAAGTAACGCTTTCCCCCCGAAATGCGCGTCGAGGTTCGCAACCACCAACGCCCCCATCGCCGCCCGCCCGTCGACGGTCGCGCTACCCTGATGCGGTGACAGTACCACCCGATCCATCGTCTTTAGCGCGTCGGGAACCGCAGGTTCGTCAGCGAACACATCGAGCCCCGCCCCGGCGATCGTCCCGTCCAGTAGTGCCGCCACCAACGCCGGTTCGTCGACCAAGCTACCGCGAGCGATATTAACGAGGATACCGTCCTCGCCAAGCGCCCCGAGAACACTCGCATCCACGATATGCGACGTCGCCTCGCCCCCCGGTGCTACGATGATCAGCACGTCGCACGCCGCCGCCAGCGAAGCGATGTCGGCATGAAACACGCCTTCGAAATCCGGCTTTGCGGATCGCGCCATATAATGGAGTTCGCGCGCAAACGGCGCAGCACGCCTCGCGATCGCCTTGCCGATCCGTCCCAGCCCGAAGATCCCGATCCGTCGCCCGCTCGCCCGGCGCGCGAGATCGACCTGCCACCCGCCGTCCCGCACGGCACGGTCATTCGCGACGATCCGCCGTTGCACCGCCAACATCAGCCCGATCGCAAGGTCCGCGACGTCGTCGGTCAGCACGTCGGGCGTCGTCGTCACCACGATGCCGCGCGCCTTGGTCGCGGCGAGGTCGATTCCGTCATAGCCGACCCCATGGATCGCGATGATCTCCAGCGCGGGAAGGCGATCGAGCAGCGCCGCATCCACCACGCTGCTCCCGCCACCGACGATCGCGCGCGTAGTCGCTGGCGGATCCGCACGGTGCAACGTGAAGCGCTCGGCAAGCGTCGCCTCCAAGGGGCGAGATTCCGCCCAGAAGATACAAATCGGGGTGCGAGGTTTCGTTGGTCATCCCACACCCATAGCCGCCTTGCCCCCTTCACCGCGAGCGCGCTATCGCAGGATGTGACCGATACAGACCGCATCCTGACCGCCGCCAAGCGTCCCGAAGACGTCGACGCCGCGCTGCGCCCGAAGACGCTCGACGAATTCGTCGGGCAGAAGGCCGCACGCGAGAACCTGCGCATCTTCATCCAGGCGGCGAAGTCGCGCGGCGATGCGCTCGATCACGTGCTGTTCTTCGGCCCGCCGGGGCTCGGCAAGACCACGCTCGCGCAGATCGTTGCGCGCGAAATGGGAGTCGGGTTCCGCGCCACCTCCGGCCCGGTGATCGCCAAGTCGGGCGATCTCGCCGCGCTGCTGACCAATCTCGAGGATGGCGACGTGCTGTTCATCGACGAGATCCACCGGTTGCAGCCTGCGGTCGAGGAAGTGCTGTACCCCGCGATGGAGGACCGTGCGCTCGACCTGATGATCGGTGAGGGCCCGAGCGCGCGATCGGTACGCATCGACCTCCCGCGGTTCACGCTGATCGGCGCCACCACGCGGCAGGGGTTGCTGACGACGCCGTTGCGCGATCGCTTCGGCATCCCGGTGCGGCTGCAATTCTATACGGTCGAGGAACTGGAGCGTGTCGTCACGCGCGCGGCCGGGTTGCTCGGGCTAGGCATCGCCAAGGACGGCGCGATGGAGATCGCTCGCCGGGCTCGCGGTACGCCGCGCATCGCCGGGCGATTGCTGCGGCGTGTGCGCGATTTTGCCAATGTCGCGGGGCACGAGACGGTCGACGCGCGGGCCGCGGACGCGGCGCTCAACCGGCTGGAGGTCGATTCGCTCGGGCTGGATGCGATGGACCGTCGCTACCTGATGATGATCGCCGACATTTACCGCGGCGGCCCGGTCGGCGTGGAGACGCTGGCGGCAGGGCTCAGCGAACCGCGCGATACGATCGAAGAAGTGATCGAGCCGTACCTGATCCAGCTCGGCCTGATCGCACGAACGGCACGCGGCCGGTTCCTGAACGCGGGCGGCTGGAAGCACCTCGGCCTGAACCCGCCGGCCGGCAGCCAGGACGGCCTGTTCGACGCCTGACTTCTTACCCCTCCCTGGAAGGGAGGGGCAGGGGGTGGGTCGGCTTCCGCATTTTCCAGACCTCGGCGGCTCAAACGAGCCGACCCACCCCCAACCCCTCCCTTCCAGGGAGGGGAGAAGCCATAATCAACAAACACTTGTAAGAATCCCCACCTCCAGATCGATCGAACTTCACCCCAACACTGCTTTTGTTGCGTGGCACCCAAGCGTTTCATCTGATAGCCAACGCGAATGCCCCTTTCGGCCGCCGCCTCCGCCCGCGAAATCCTCACCAGCCTTCACGACGTGATGGCGTCGCGCACGTCCGCGCAAGCCAAGCTGAACGCCGTCGTCGGCATCATCGCGACCGCGATCGACAGCGAAGTCTGCTCGATCTACCTCCTGCGCGAAGGCGTGCTCGAACTGTTCGCCACGCGCGGCCTCGACCAGGCCGCGGTCCACGTCACCAAGCTCGCGCTGGGCGAGGGCCTTGTCGGCACGATCGCCGAGGACGTCGAGGTGCTCAATCTCGACGAAGCCGCCAGCCACCCCGATTTCGCCTACAAGCCCGAGACCGGCGAGGACCGCTTCCACAGTTTCGCCGGCGTGCCGATCATCCGCCGCGAACGCTCCGTGGGCGTCCTGGCCGTCCAGCACACCGACCGTCGCCGATATGCCGACGTCGAGATCGAGGCGTTGCAGACGGTGGCCATGGTGCTCTCCGAACTGATCGCTAATGCCGGGTTGATCGACACCACCGGGGGCGGCGCGGACCGCCCGCAGTCGACCGCGGCGATGCGCATCCCCGGCCAGAAGCTCGTCGACGGCATGGGCGCGGGCTTCGCGGTCTATCACCAGCCGCGTATCCACATCGAGCATACCGTCGCCGAAGACACCGACGCCGAGCGCCACCGCGTCTACGCGGCGTTCGACAAGATGCGCGAAGGCATCGACCGGATGACGCGCGAGGCCGAGTTCGGCGTCGGCGGCGAGCATGTCGAGGTGCTCCAGACCTACAAGATGTTCGCCTATGACGAGGGCTGGGCGCGGCGCATCAACGAAGCGATCGACTCCGGCCTCACCGCCGAAGCTGCGATCGAACGCGTCCAGCAACGCACCCGCCAGCGCATGCGCCAGATCGACGATCCCCTGCTCGCCGACCGGATGCACGATCTGGAGGACCTGTCGAACCGACTGCTCCGCATCGTCTCGGGCCAGATGGGCACCGCCGCGCAGATGGGCCTGCGCCAAGACACCATTCTCATCGCGCGCAACCTCGGCCCGGCCGAACTGCTCGAATACGACAAGCGGCGACTGAAGGGCGTGATCCTCGAAGAAGGATCGCTGACCGCCCACGTCACGATCGTCGCGCGGGCGATGGGCGTGCCGGTACTCGGCCGCGTCCGCGACATCCGACGCCTCGTGGCGGAGGGCGACATGCTGTTGCTCGACAGCGCCGAGAGCAACGTCTTCGCCCGCCCCTCCGCGGCGATGGAGGAAGCGTTCGAGGCGCGCCTCGCGATGCGCCAGAAGCGCAAGGCGGCGTTCGCGGCGCTGCGCGACGTGCCGCCGATCACCAAGGACGGCCACCGCTTGACGTTGATGGTCAACGCAGGCCTCCGCGACGACGTCGCCGCGCTCGACGTGACCGGCGCGGATGGCATCGGCCTGTTCCGCACCGAGTTCCAGTTCCTCGTCTCCGCCACGCTGCCGCAACGCGAGCGCCAGCAGCGGCTCTACCGCGAAGTGCTCGACGCGGCGGGCGATCGCCCGGTCATCTT
This genomic window contains:
- the ruvC gene encoding crossover junction endodeoxyribonuclease RuvC, which gives rise to MIILGLDPGLGTTGWGVIRADGNRLSHIANGQIKTDPSMALPRRLTALYNALIDVIRTERPDGAAVEEVLGNTNAQSTLKLGQARGVVLLAAAGAGLHIGEYHPSTVKKSVVGTGGADKKQIQAMMAVLLPGAKLAGPDAADALAVAITHAHHVASAAALARRSGVGA
- the ruvA gene encoding Holliday junction branch migration protein RuvA; amino-acid sequence: MIVHLKGRLDSTGIDHAVIDVGGVGYLVGASARTLSALGPIGEACTVFTELLVGEDFQRLVGFSSADERDWFRLLTGVQGVGARVALAILSALEPVDLSRAIASGDKAMVARANGVGPKLAQRIVMELKDKVGGIALGLGPAVVNAAPGASADAVSALLNLGFRPNEASVAVAAADEELGPGASLDALVRLALRKASKT
- a CDS encoding 2-hydroxyacid dehydrogenase, whose protein sequence is MEATLAERFTLHRADPPATTRAIVGGGSSVVDAALLDRLPALEIIAIHGVGYDGIDLAATKARGIVVTTTPDVLTDDVADLAIGLMLAVQRRIVANDRAVRDGGWQVDLARRASGRRIGIFGLGRIGKAIARRAAPFARELHYMARSAKPDFEGVFHADIASLAAACDVLIIVAPGGEATSHIVDASVLGALGEDGILVNIARGSLVDEPALVAALLDGTIAGAGLDVFADEPAVPDALKTMDRVVLSPHQGSATVDGRAAMGALVVANLDAHFGGKALLTPL
- the ruvB gene encoding Holliday junction branch migration DNA helicase RuvB, with amino-acid sequence MTDTDRILTAAKRPEDVDAALRPKTLDEFVGQKAARENLRIFIQAAKSRGDALDHVLFFGPPGLGKTTLAQIVAREMGVGFRATSGPVIAKSGDLAALLTNLEDGDVLFIDEIHRLQPAVEEVLYPAMEDRALDLMIGEGPSARSVRIDLPRFTLIGATTRQGLLTTPLRDRFGIPVRLQFYTVEELERVVTRAAGLLGLGIAKDGAMEIARRARGTPRIAGRLLRRVRDFANVAGHETVDARAADAALNRLEVDSLGLDAMDRRYLMMIADIYRGGPVGVETLAAGLSEPRDTIEEVIEPYLIQLGLIARTARGRFLNAGGWKHLGLNPPAGSQDGLFDA
- the ptsP gene encoding phosphoenolpyruvate--protein phosphotransferase, with translation MPLSAAASAREILTSLHDVMASRTSAQAKLNAVVGIIATAIDSEVCSIYLLREGVLELFATRGLDQAAVHVTKLALGEGLVGTIAEDVEVLNLDEAASHPDFAYKPETGEDRFHSFAGVPIIRRERSVGVLAVQHTDRRRYADVEIEALQTVAMVLSELIANAGLIDTTGGGADRPQSTAAMRIPGQKLVDGMGAGFAVYHQPRIHIEHTVAEDTDAERHRVYAAFDKMREGIDRMTREAEFGVGGEHVEVLQTYKMFAYDEGWARRINEAIDSGLTAEAAIERVQQRTRQRMRQIDDPLLADRMHDLEDLSNRLLRIVSGQMGTAAQMGLRQDTILIARNLGPAELLEYDKRRLKGVILEEGSLTAHVTIVARAMGVPVLGRVRDIRRLVAEGDMLLLDSAESNVFARPSAAMEEAFEARLAMRQKRKAAFAALRDVPPITKDGHRLTLMVNAGLRDDVAALDVTGADGIGLFRTEFQFLVSATLPQRERQQRLYREVLDAAGDRPVIFRTVDIGGDKALPYLNKEDSDEENPAMGWRALRLGLERDGLMKVQARALLEAAAGRTLNVMFPMVSEPWEFDEARALFEAQRTWLEGRGRKMPLAIRYGAMLEVPALAEMLDILLPKIEFLSIGTNDLTQFLFAADRANPKLAERYDWLSPSILRFIARLVAPVRDASVDLAVCGEMGGRPLEAMALIGLGIERLSITPAAVGPIKAMTRSLDRAALIAYMAGLLANPPRDMRGALTSWATENGVEIV